The Ignavibacteriales bacterium genome contains a region encoding:
- a CDS encoding sugar ABC transporter permease has product MIKKFTPYLLVSPYIIHFALFVAFPVVFSIVLTFHNWNIISPMQYTGISNYKRLFSDATFWKSILNTLIFLVIHIPLQIIVALTLAEVLNQNIKFRAFFRGAFFLPVIVSGVVVTILWQQLYGFDTGLLNRLLIKIGLGKIGWLNDPAWAMPSIAVMATWKNVGLYVVLFLVGLQTVPPQYYEAAELEGATHLQKFFKITLPLINPTILMVVILSTIGGFSLFIEPYVMTGGGPLNSTISAVLYIYKQGFFYYRMGYAATLGIFFALIILGVIILQKKFVEREN; this is encoded by the coding sequence ATGATAAAAAAGTTTACTCCATATTTGCTTGTCTCGCCTTACATAATTCATTTTGCTTTGTTCGTGGCATTTCCGGTTGTGTTCTCAATTGTACTAACATTTCATAACTGGAATATAATTTCGCCGATGCAGTATACCGGGATAAGCAACTACAAGAGACTATTCAGCGATGCAACATTTTGGAAGTCCATACTTAACACTCTCATATTTCTTGTTATTCATATTCCGCTTCAAATAATTGTTGCGCTTACTTTAGCGGAAGTATTGAATCAGAATATAAAATTCAGAGCATTTTTCCGCGGCGCGTTTTTTCTGCCGGTAATTGTATCCGGAGTTGTTGTTACAATTTTGTGGCAGCAGTTATACGGTTTTGATACCGGTTTGCTTAACAGATTATTAATCAAAATCGGGCTCGGTAAGATCGGTTGGCTGAACGATCCTGCTTGGGCTATGCCTTCGATTGCGGTAATGGCTACGTGGAAAAATGTTGGTTTATATGTTGTGCTTTTTCTTGTAGGACTTCAAACCGTACCTCCGCAATATTACGAAGCGGCAGAATTGGAAGGAGCTACTCATCTCCAAAAATTTTTCAAAATTACACTTCCGTTGATCAACCCGACAATACTAATGGTAGTAATTCTTTCTACGATCGGCGGATTTTCTCTTTTTATCGAACCATATGTTATGACGGGCGGAGGACCACTTAACAGTACAATCTCTGCCGTGCTCTATATTTACAAACAGGGCTTCTTCTATTATCGTATGGGTTACGCAGCTACACTCGGCATTTTCTTCGCATTAATAATTCTCGGTGTAATAATTCTTCAGAAAAAATTTGTTGAGAGAGAGAATTAA
- a CDS encoding carbohydrate ABC transporter permease yields MKKIIFYFCLVVFALIFIYPFIWMLSASIAPENQIGGLTFLPTDFTFSSFRQMFDKIPIGRAFVNSLLVALSITFGVLVFGSMVGYALSRLRFRGRNLIFYIIIFTMTLPFQITLIPQYIIMVKFGWVDTYWALIVPYLMNSFVIIMFRQYFNSLPQDLIDAARIDGCNELEIIFRILWPNSIPALVTVGIITFMASWNEVLWPLIVIRQENMMTMPQMVTLFAVGGRAESQLGVKLASAVVLALPIVVAYLFFQKYFIQSMASSGLKE; encoded by the coding sequence ATGAAGAAAATAATATTTTATTTCTGTCTAGTGGTTTTTGCACTGATATTCATTTATCCATTCATCTGGATGTTAAGCGCATCAATTGCGCCGGAAAACCAAATCGGTGGATTAACATTTCTTCCTACAGATTTTACATTTAGTAGTTTCCGGCAAATGTTTGATAAAATACCAATCGGAAGAGCATTTGTTAACAGTTTGCTGGTTGCCCTCTCAATTACATTCGGTGTTTTAGTATTTGGTTCGATGGTCGGTTATGCTTTATCAAGGTTACGCTTTAGAGGAAGGAATCTTATTTTCTACATCATCATCTTTACGATGACTTTGCCTTTCCAAATTACTCTCATTCCGCAATACATCATAATGGTAAAGTTCGGATGGGTTGATACTTACTGGGCGTTAATCGTTCCGTACCTTATGAATTCGTTCGTGATAATTATGTTCAGACAATATTTTAATTCCTTACCTCAAGACTTGATAGACGCGGCGCGCATTGACGGATGCAATGAACTCGAAATTATTTTTAGAATTTTGTGGCCGAATTCAATACCTGCGCTTGTTACTGTGGGCATTATTACATTTATGGCTTCATGGAATGAAGTGCTTTGGCCGTTAATAGTTATACGCCAGGAGAATATGATGACTATGCCGCAGATGGTTACATTATTTGCCGTAGGCGGAAGAGCCGAATCGCAATTGGGAGTAAAGCTTGCCTCGGCGGTTGTGCTAGCGCTGCCGATAGTAGTTGCGTATCTCTTCTTCCAAAAATATTTTATACAAAGTATGGCTTCATCTGGACTTAAAGAATAG
- a CDS encoding glycoside hydrolase family 130 protein, protein MSLEILPIKILPDSKRVITLFFILHPERIKQIIKRIISLSDEETSQHIEKIKIQFGNRHRNIHEVILSNYEKVRGHIVNDLKITHEKKMLIGAYFTKEYSIQSAALFNPSIVAHPDQTGLHHDELRFVMSLRATGEGHLSSIEFREGLIKNNEVIVADVSKICELPRRLENKKFEKRLIGERFRSKKNLLEIFLRDLDEEFSFDEFENASRGKRNTKEENELYDELLDFLESNYEIEFDSNSTLDERVIFPTAKSESVGMEDVRLVKFQNADGTSCYYGTYTAYNGKTFRVQLLKTVDFRRFNIHTLHGSQIEDKGMALFPRKINSKYVITSRNDGENLYIMFSDDLYNWNEKKILYEPSKAFDFVQVGNCGSPIETKYGWLLITHAVGYFRRYSISAMLLDIDDPTKIIGSLDEPLIEPIESEREGYVPNVVYSCGSMLHGDNVIIPFAMFDSYCGFARIPLEELISKMS, encoded by the coding sequence ATGTCTTTAGAAATATTACCGATAAAAATTTTGCCGGATTCAAAAAGAGTTATAACACTATTCTTTATACTCCATCCGGAAAGAATAAAGCAGATTATAAAAAGAATAATTTCGCTTTCTGATGAAGAAACTTCTCAACATATAGAGAAAATCAAAATTCAATTTGGGAACAGACACAGAAATATTCATGAAGTAATTCTTTCTAATTATGAGAAAGTACGCGGGCACATCGTTAATGATTTGAAAATTACGCACGAGAAAAAGATGTTGATCGGGGCATACTTCACAAAGGAATATTCGATTCAATCAGCGGCTTTGTTCAATCCGTCAATTGTGGCTCATCCTGATCAAACTGGTTTACACCATGACGAGCTGCGATTCGTGATGAGTTTGCGAGCTACAGGAGAAGGACATCTTTCTTCCATTGAATTCAGAGAAGGATTAATCAAGAACAATGAAGTTATTGTGGCGGATGTTTCAAAGATTTGTGAATTACCCCGGAGGCTCGAAAATAAAAAATTTGAGAAGAGACTTATTGGTGAAAGATTTCGGTCAAAAAAAAATCTTCTCGAAATATTCTTGAGAGATTTGGATGAAGAATTTTCTTTTGATGAATTTGAAAATGCTTCACGGGGGAAAAGAAACACGAAGGAAGAAAATGAACTTTATGATGAGTTACTGGATTTCCTGGAATCGAACTATGAAATTGAGTTCGATTCAAATTCTACTTTGGATGAAAGAGTAATCTTTCCGACTGCTAAAAGCGAATCGGTTGGAATGGAAGATGTAAGACTCGTAAAATTTCAAAATGCCGACGGCACTTCCTGTTATTACGGAACATACACCGCATATAATGGAAAAACTTTTAGAGTTCAATTGCTCAAGACAGTTGATTTTCGAAGATTTAATATCCATACCTTGCACGGCAGTCAAATTGAAGATAAAGGAATGGCGCTTTTCCCCAGAAAAATAAACAGCAAATATGTAATCACTTCGCGCAACGACGGCGAAAACCTTTACATTATGTTTTCCGATGATCTCTATAACTGGAACGAAAAAAAAATATTGTATGAGCCGAGCAAAGCATTCGATTTTGTGCAGGTAGGCAACTGCGGGTCGCCGATTGAGACTAAATACGGCTGGTTATTAATAACTCATGCAGTTGGATATTTCAGAAGGTATTCAATAAGTGCAATGCTTTTGGACATAGACGACCCGACGAAAATTATCGGCTCGCTGGACGAACCACTGATCGAACCGATTGAATCTGAACGAGAAGGCTACGTTCCTAATGTTGTGTATTCATGCGGTTCAATGCTTCATGGCGATAATGTCATTATTCCTTTTGCAATGTTCGACTCTTATTGCGGCTTTGCAAGAATTCCGCTTGAAGAATTAATTTCTAAAATGAGTTGA
- a CDS encoding glycoside hydrolase family 130 protein — MSIEKYSKNPILTKDMVPFNVNSIFNPGAVKYGDKYLLLCRVEMPDGRSSFVLAESKDGIGFEVNEKPTLSPEDHKYCFEYVNWGIEDPRVTKIDDRYFILYTGYSKHMPLVILSETKDFQSFKIHGPISEPSNKDAALFPEKINGYYWKVDRPAAEVKREIWISSSPDLIHWGNYKCLTEPLPGTWEGDKIGNSGTPVKTKDGWMMLYHGVRGFGITSTYRLGVLLMDLEKPWILKGRSMEPIMSPEYDYERVGDVMNVVFSNGWIVEDDGLVKIYYSGADTNICLAETTIDYLLSVCRPV, encoded by the coding sequence ATGAGCATAGAAAAATATTCTAAGAATCCGATTTTGACAAAAGATATGGTTCCTTTCAATGTTAACAGCATTTTTAATCCCGGCGCTGTAAAGTATGGAGATAAATATCTTCTTCTCTGTCGGGTAGAGATGCCGGACGGCCGGTCATCTTTTGTTTTGGCTGAGAGCAAAGACGGAATTGGTTTTGAAGTGAATGAGAAACCGACGTTATCGCCAGAGGATCATAAATATTGTTTTGAATATGTTAATTGGGGTATCGAAGATCCGCGCGTAACAAAAATCGACGATAGATATTTTATTTTATATACCGGTTATTCCAAACACATGCCGCTTGTTATTCTATCGGAGACGAAAGATTTTCAATCATTCAAAATACACGGACCGATAAGCGAACCATCCAACAAAGATGCAGCGTTATTCCCGGAAAAGATTAATGGTTACTACTGGAAAGTAGATCGTCCTGCTGCCGAAGTGAAAAGAGAAATTTGGATTAGCAGCAGTCCGGATTTGATTCACTGGGGAAATTATAAGTGTTTAACAGAACCTTTACCGGGAACCTGGGAAGGCGATAAAATTGGCAATTCGGGTACACCCGTTAAAACAAAAGATGGTTGGATGATGCTATATCATGGTGTGAGAGGATTCGGAATTACTTCTACTTATAGGCTCGGAGTTTTGTTGATGGATTTGGAAAAACCCTGGATTCTTAAAGGCAGAAGTATGGAACCTATAATGAGTCCTGAATACGATTATGAACGCGTAGGAGATGTGATGAACGTTGTATTTTCCAACGGCTGGATTGTTGAAGACGACGGTTTGGTAAAAATTTATTATTCCGGCGCCGATACTAATATTTGTTTAGCCGAAACAACAATCGATTACCTCTTATCTGTGTGCCGACCAGTATGA